In Xenorhabdus griffiniae, the genomic window ATGTTTTAGCTCCACTTTCTAGTTTTTACTGGTTTTTCAGAGGTGACTGCTCTCCACCCAGATGGGTGAGGCTTCCCACTTCACAGGCCGTTGCCTGTCCCTGACAGGTTTGGCAGCGGCCTCCATGGGCAGAAACGACAAACTTCATCGTTTTTGTAAGCAACCAATATTATTGGGTGATAACTTTTGACAGTGCTGACCTGTCACTGCAATTCTGGCACAGTCATTTCATCACCGCCATTTCATCTCTGCCACTCCATAACTATAAGCACCTTGAAATGACGGATAAAATGATACCTTGTTTGTTGTCTTGCGCCAATCAATCAGACAACATAGTCGGGTAATTTTGGTTCTTGTTTACACAGACGACGCCAATCGACCATTGGCATCCTGACTTCAACACCAACCTGACCATTCTCTTCCAGCCACTCACGCTCAATGGCCTGAAGCTGATAAAAACGGCTACGCAGACGTCCTGCTTCAGGTGGAAGGTGCAATTTATAGTGCGCAATTTCACCTGAAAGACGCTCAGTCAATGCTTGCAGTAACAGAGGAATACCTGCGCCAGTTTGTGCAGATAACCAGACTCTGACCGGCCGATTTTCTTCATCACGATCAATACGGGGAATAAAATCTTCTAACATATCGATTTTATTCATCACCATCAGCGAAGGGATCTCATTGGATTCAATCTCTTCAAGAACACTGTCAACAGCAATGATGTTTTCATCGAAGCGAGGATCAGCCGCATCAACCACGTGCAGCAATAATCTCGCCTGCCGAGTTTCCTGCAAAGTCGCCTTGAACGCTGCCACCAAATCATGGGGTAAATGGCGAATAAAACCGACTGTATCAGCCAAAACAACCGTACCAACATCATCCACTTCTATTCGACGCAGTGTCGGATCCAAGGTGGCAAAAAGCTGGTCAGCCGCATAAACGTCGGCAGAAGTAATTTTATTGAATAAACTGGATTTCCCCGCATTGGTGTAACCGACAAGGGAGACGGTTGGGATATCGGCTTTATTACGTGCCTGGCGCCCCTGTTCACGCTGCTTTTCAACTTTGTTGAGGCGTCCCAAAATCTGTTTGATTTTGTCACGCAGCATACGGCGGTCACTTTCCAACTGGGTTTCCCCAGGTCCACGCAGCCCGATCCCCCCTTTTTGGCGTTCAAGGTGAGTCCAGCCTCGAACCAGACGGGTGGACAAATGACGCAATTGTGCCAATTCGACTTGCAACTTGCCTTCGTGCGTCCTTGCTCGTTGGGCAAAAATATCCAGAATCACCCCCGTGCGGTCAACGACACGGCATTGGCACAAGCGTTCAAGATTACGTTCCTGAGCAGGGCTGAGGGCATGGTTAAACAACACCACATCTGCACCGCTGTTTTTGACAGCTTCAGCAATTTCCTCTGCCTTGCCCTCTCCGACAAAATATTTCGGATGAGGTGCCTTCCGGCTTCCCGTTACAATCTGCACAGGAGAAACACCCGCGGAAGTTACCAATGACTCGAATTCACTGAGATTTTCCGTATCTTTTTCCTGTGAGAAGAAAACATGCACCAGAACGGCTAACTCTCCGCCTTCATAACGATCAAACAACGGTGCAACCCCTCAGGCTGAGTAAAAATCCAATAAGAAAAAACATAGGTAAAGTCTCCCTACCTATGTTTTTATTTTCAGGCACGGCTGCTGATTTATTCAGCGCCATCGCCTTCCTGTTGTACTGTCGAGTTAGTGCCCGCATGATAATTTCCAACACTAGTTGGTACATTCTGGTTGTTACCATGATGAGACACAGGACGGGAAGGCACAACAGTAGAGATGGCATGTTTATAAACCATCTGACTAACCGTGTTCTTCAGTAAAATGACAAATTGGTCAAAAGATTCAATCTGACCCTGCAACTTGATGCCGTTTACCAAATAAATAGAAACCGGGACCCTTTCACGTCGTAAAGCGTTCAGGAATGGATCTTGCAAAGATTGCCCCTTAGCCATTCTATATTTTCCTTATTTGTTGTTTTTAACTAAGAACCGATTGGTTCGAAAAGTAACTACTCAAAAATGATACTTTGTACTGATAATGGGTACTGATCAATTGTACACAATCAATGAATTTATGTACTAATAACCTGCATGACTGTGTTTAGGTTTTGTTTAGGTTGA contains:
- the hflX gene encoding ribosome rescue GTPase HflX, encoding MFDRYEGGELAVLVHVFFSQEKDTENLSEFESLVTSAGVSPVQIVTGSRKAPHPKYFVGEGKAEEIAEAVKNSGADVVLFNHALSPAQERNLERLCQCRVVDRTGVILDIFAQRARTHEGKLQVELAQLRHLSTRLVRGWTHLERQKGGIGLRGPGETQLESDRRMLRDKIKQILGRLNKVEKQREQGRQARNKADIPTVSLVGYTNAGKSSLFNKITSADVYAADQLFATLDPTLRRIEVDDVGTVVLADTVGFIRHLPHDLVAAFKATLQETRQARLLLHVVDAADPRFDENIIAVDSVLEEIESNEIPSLMVMNKIDMLEDFIPRIDRDEENRPVRVWLSAQTGAGIPLLLQALTERLSGEIAHYKLHLPPEAGRLRSRFYQLQAIEREWLEENGQVGVEVRMPMVDWRRLCKQEPKLPDYVV
- the hfq gene encoding RNA chaperone Hfq — its product is MAKGQSLQDPFLNALRRERVPVSIYLVNGIKLQGQIESFDQFVILLKNTVSQMVYKHAISTVVPSRPVSHHGNNQNVPTSVGNYHAGTNSTVQQEGDGAE